The following nucleotide sequence is from Aspergillus luchuensis IFO 4308 DNA, chromosome 1, nearly complete sequence.
ATGATACCAGCAGTGGAGGCTCCATTCCCGGTCTCTTGCATTTTGGTTACTCTCGTCTGTCCGATGTACTCGTGCTTCatgctttcttttgttcttcaCTCTTTCTGTTCTGCAGACCGACGCAGTACCAGGTTTATCGAAGACAATGATGTTTATCATGCGTGTGTTGATTAAGTGATGTCTCCTTCGGCGTTGTTTCTGTCTATCATATATATCTCTGGCTCGCGTGCACGTTGCTATCTGTATGTCTTGGTGATACCGTGATTTTTTCCATCTCCTTTCAGTTGAGTCTACGAGGGGATGAAGAATACCAAGGTCTGGCGTTCTGGATGATTTAGAGAATTATATCATGGGTGTAAGAATTGCAGTTTTCAGGATTTGTTTAGCATGATGTTCATTCTTGGTGATCCTAGTAACTAAGTACCCATTTTACATCTCACATTATATCTTaagcagcaacagccttACGCTTTCCAAACACCCTGAACCGCTTAACACCTCCATCCGGCACCAACGTCAACTTAGCATGCGTAAACGCCCTCGTATCCTCCCCACCAGCCGCCAAATCCTGACCCTCAAAGACATGTTCCGTATCCGCCCGACAAGGCCTATCGCCCTTAACCAACTCGACCCAACCGGGATGATCATGCGTCggctcctccccatccttaACACTCCCCTCCACCAGCCCATGCACGCGCACCTCCCTAGGGAAATTACCCCTAAAGTCCTTCgtatccaccaccacccgacTCACactccccaccaaccccaacttCACAATAGCCCAATCAACATGACCCTTCGCCCTCGACCTCGCCGTCTCCCACCCATCCCCCATATCCTTCCCCCGACCGGGCAACAACAGATTCGAACACGGCGTGAAATGCTGATCCGACGCCGCAAGCGCCACACCCCCAACCAACGCAGAACTcaattcctcttccccaccaGCAACCTTCACATCACCCGGAATGGCCTTCCCATACACCCTCAACCGCCCAAACCCACCATCGGGGTACATCAACAGCCGCACATGCGTAAACGCCTTGCCATGCACCTCGGGATCCAGCTTCCACGCCCGCCGCTGCGACGGCCCGCATTCTACGGGCGGGAGAATCGTCGTCCAGTTCGCGTACTTCTCGTCCGCGACTTCAGAGTCCGGGGTGTTGGGCGCGTAGGTTGCTTGCAGAGAGGCCTTCTCGCCGTAGTTGCCGATGAAGTACCCCGTGTTGACTTCTACGCCGTAGATGTGCGCGCTGGACACGCCCAGCTTGATCACGGCCCAGTCGTAGGGGGCCGGGTTGTGACGGCGGGTTTCCCATCCGTCGTACCAGGCTCCGGT
It contains:
- the DAL2 gene encoding allantoicase (COG:F;~EggNog:ENOG410PFHD;~InterPro:IPR008979,IPR005164,IPR015908;~PFAM:PF03561;~go_function: GO:0004037 - allantoicase activity [Evidence IEA];~go_process: GO:0000256 - allantoin catabolic process [Evidence IEA]), which translates into the protein MSTSQDYIPADQIDSTFAHTTNLASSALNSTILSCSNEYFAAASNLLTPTPPINRPGVFVHTGAWYDGWETRRHNPAPYDWAVIKLGVSSAHIYGVEVNTGYFIGNYGEKASLQATYAPNTPDSEVADEKYANWTTILPPVECGPSQRRAWKLDPEVHGKAFTHVRLLMYPDGGFGRLRVYGKAIPGDVKVAGGEEELSSALVGGVALAASDQHFTPCSNLLLPGRGKDMGDGWETARSRAKGHVDWAIVKLGLVGSVSRVVVDTKDFRGNFPREVRVHGLVEGSVKDGEEPTHDHPGWVELVKGDRPCRADTEHVFEGQDLAAGGEDTRAFTHAKLTLVPDGGVKRFRVFGKRKAVAA